CCCCCGGGCGATGTTGTGCTGGACCCGGTAGCCCATGAAGACCTCCCAGCGTCCGTCATCCATATGAACGGGGAGGCTCACGATCACAGAGCGGGCTGGGGTGATGAGCACCTTGAACAGCGCCTCCTCGAGCCCGTAGAGTTCGGCGGCCGCCCGGAGGCGTGCCTGCATGGCATCGAAGGCGCTGTGCGGGGCGGTCATGGGGTTCTCCTCGGTTCAGGCCAGGTGGGGCGGGGGGGCTTCCTCAGGCAGCTCCAGCGAGGTGCCCTGGTTCCAGAGCCCCTCCAGGTTATAGTGCTGCCGGGTCTCCTCGTCCATGATGTGGACGATCAGGTCGCCGTAGTCCATGAGGATCCAGTTGCCCCCCTGGTCCCCCTCGGTGGAGATGGGCCGCTCACCCTCAAGCCTGAGGCGCTCGAAGATCGACTCCGAAATGGCCCGGTTCTGCCGGTCACTGGTGCCGCTCATGAAGGCGAAGGTGTCCGTGAAGGTGGCGATCCCCTGGACATCCAGGAGGCGGATATTGAGGGCCTTCTTGGAGCGGGCGGCTTCCACCAGCGCCAGAAGTCTTGCGTCCAGAGTCATTCGATCTCCCGATACAGAATCAACGGTACAGTTTTTCGCCGCGGATGGCATGCACAACTTCAGTCAGAAGG
The sequence above is drawn from the uncultured Holophaga sp. genome and encodes:
- the rsfS gene encoding ribosome silencing factor, which gives rise to MTLDARLLALVEAARSKKALNIRLLDVQGIATFTDTFAFMSGTSDRQNRAISESIFERLRLEGERPISTEGDQGGNWILMDYGDLIVHIMDEETRQHYNLEGLWNQGTSLELPEEAPPPHLA